Within the Natranaeroarchaeum sulfidigenes genome, the region GTCAAGGCCCGCACCGAAGATCTCGCGCTCGACAAGCGCGTCGTACAGAGCGTCCTCGTCGATGATCCCACCGCGGCCGACGTTGACGACGATTGCGTGGTCGGCCAGTTTCTCGAAGGCATCGGCATCGAACATGTGATGGGTCTCGTCGGTCAACGGTGCGTGGATCGTCACGGCGTCCGAGCGTTCGAGCAGTTCGTCGAACTCGACGATCTCGGCGTCGTACTCGTCGGCGACCTCCTCGTCGACGTATGGATCGTAGACGACCAGATCCAGATCGAAGCCCTCGGTGAGCTCGGCGATCCGCCGGGCGATGGTCCCAAAGGAGACGATCCCGAGCGTCGAGCCGTAAAACCGGGGGAACGTCCGGTTTGGCATCCAGTTCCACTCTTCTTGTTTGACGTCTCGGTCGTACTCGACGAGCGTCCGTCGGCACGCGAGTAGCAGCGAGAAGGCGTGGGTCGAGACCTCGTTCGTCGAGTAGCCCGGGACGTTGACGACCGGAATACCCGCCTCCTGGCAGGCTTCGACGTCGACGTTATCAAAGCCCGTCCCGGCGCGAGCGACGATCTCGAGGTTATCGAGCTGGGAAACGAGTTCGGCCGTAACGCCGGTGTTCACGTCGAGAATCACCGCGTTGGGATCTGCCTCGACGATCGCGTCGGTGTCACCGGTTTCGATCGGTACGAGTTCGTGATCGATGGCGGAGAGCTGTTCGCTGACTACGTCCTCTTTAATAAACGGCGTGTTGCTGACGGCGATAGTTTTGGTCATAGATTGTTAACGGAAGATGGTGTTTTAACGTCGTGAGAACGGCGTCTGTGCCGTTTGACGCATTCTGGTATGAGGGGTGAAGACTAATAAAAGGTACCTTCCTACTCAACAGCTGAGAACTGTCGGACGTATCAGTCGGACTGGATCCGTGGCGCGAGCATGAAGGTCACGTTACCACTACCCTCGGCGATTTCGAAGTGAAGCTTCACTGGGAACTCCTCACCGAGTTCCATGGTTACTTCGCCGTCGTTGGCGATTGCCTTGTTCATGTCCTTGAGATAGTCGAGGCTAAAGAGCGACTCGGCATCGCCGGACTGGAGATCGATCAGATCGCCATCGTCGAGTTCGAGGTGGACATCGTCGGTGTCGCCCGCCGCCTGCACGTAGAACTGATCGTCGGTGGCATCGACGCCCAGCGCGATGTGATCGGAGACCATATCGGCGGCTTTCACTGCGCGGTCGATATCTTTCCCCTCGATGACGACCTCCGCCGGGAGATCGAGAT harbors:
- a CDS encoding C-terminal binding protein, whose translation is MTKTIAVSNTPFIKEDVVSEQLSAIDHELVPIETGDTDAIVEADPNAVILDVNTGVTAELVSQLDNLEIVARAGTGFDNVDVEACQEAGIPVVNVPGYSTNEVSTHAFSLLLACRRTLVEYDRDVKQEEWNWMPNRTFPRFYGSTLGIVSFGTIARRIAELTEGFDLDLVVYDPYVDEEVADEYDAEIVEFDELLERSDAVTIHAPLTDETHHMFDADAFEKLADHAIVVNVGRGGIIDEDALYDALVEREIFGAGLDVMEEEPPIGSKLLERDDVVLTPHAAWYSADSHLDLNETVSQDVLRALQGEEPENTVEPKGW
- a CDS encoding DNA polymerase sliding clamp, whose amino-acid sequence is MFKAIVSAETLKTALDSVSVLVDECKIHLNEDGISIRAVDPANVGMVDLSLDATAFESYEADGGLIGVNLTRLEDIAGMADSGQLIELELDEETRKLHIQIDGLEYTLALIDPDSIRQEPDIPDLDLPAEVVIEGKDIDRAVKAADMVSDHIALGVDATDDQFYVQAAGDTDDVHLELDDGDLIDLQSGDAESLFSLDYLKDMNKAIANDGEVTMELGEEFPVKLHFEIAEGSGNVTFMLAPRIQSD